tatatatatatatatatatatatatatatatataagtatgtaatgattttgtatacatatatatatatatatatatatatatatatatatatatatatatatatatatatatatatacacaatatatatatatatatatatatatatatatatatatatatatatatatacattttatatatatatatacaaaccttatatatatatatatatacacatatatatacatatatatacatatacatatatatatatatatatatatatatatatatgtatatatatatatatatatatatatatatatatatatatatatatatatatatataatgatccgtataatgatccgtctcaaaacgaCACTAACAAAGTAGTGCCCGGGTAGGATCTTAACCGGCACGGTTCATCTCAGAAGAAGGGATCCTTCCCGACATCATCCGGCATCAGGAGATTACTTGTGAGCATACCATGAAAGGGACCACGCCGGACGAACGGCTAGTCGAGAACATCATATAAAAACCTAGCTCAGACGGCATGCAAGTTACCGGCATCATGTGACCAGTCATGGTGATTAGCACCATGAAGAAATACTTGGAGTAAATAGAAAGAAAAACCTTCCCGGTCAGACAAATGTTCCGTGTTATCTTAGCCGGTACCAACATGCTGTCGGTGCCATCATTACTTCCCGGTTCAGTATTCCCACCCGGTATAAAGATACCTTCCCGGGACAAGCACGTTGTCTCGGAGAAAGTGCAATGTCCCAGAATAAACACTCCATCCCAGAACGAGTACTCGATTCCGGAACAAACATACAAATAGGTTGCAcaccacgtcagcccacgaatcaagaaaagtttgttaggatctgctcgattattcccatgaaagggacaggtgccacgtcacccctcgggaccatgaaagggacatgtgccacgtcaccattccctcacaacatctataaatacacgaaaaagatcatttattcaataatactggatgcattaatgttactctaccCAAATTAACTACGGTAGCATTTCTCCATTCGTTAACACAATTTCGATCAATACTCCAGTCGTTATCGGAGTTAATCCTCACTCTAAGGTATTAACTTATTCGatcccgatcgaataaggttaatctaatcgattgttttacgcccttggaatccagatttcaaatcagggtttgcacaattattggagttaaaacattcgacccACTCTTTTTCTCAAATCAAGAACTCAAACTCGAAGTCTATTAActagacgattttggtttgatcaaatgacaTTATCTAAAGGTACGAAATTAATCACTACTCCCTTTAATGAGCTAGAACACGAAGAAACAAGCACAAACAGCACCGACGACACTGATGTGCACATGATTCACTCATGGGTCGTGGGACAACGACGAAAATTAGGGGTGTTATATGAATGGAAACACGAACCAATCGTCTTTCCCTCGTTGTTTAAAATTAAACCATATTCATACCCTGTTATCATACGAGCACACATCTCCAATTGTCAAATTGGACGAATATACGCCGACACAGGTGCATGAGCAGAGGTCATGTTTGAACACTGTTTTTTGCAATTGCCAGAGAGCATTCGCCGGCAAAAGAAAGTTGCGACATCACCATTGGTAGGATTCAACAGTGCTGCAACCTGGCCAGTAGGCTCCATCACGCTGGAATTCGTACTAGGTAAATTACCTTTTCAAAGCACTGCGGACATAGAATTCTCTATCGTCAAAACCGATTCCCGGTACAATGTCATCCGTGGGCGTAATGCCATGCAAAAATTCGGAGCAATCACGTCCACAGTGCATGGTATGCTAAAATTTCCAACCTCAGCTGGCATAGCAACCATCTGGACACAAGAGATGGAGCCGGTTGAGTGCTTGCAAATATTTACGGGCGGTGCAGATCATATCACAGTGCATGATGACGGCTATGTGTCACCAAATCCTAAATACCCGGAGCAAATGATCCAGATCGGAATGACTTTGAGCGATAACGCAAAGGATACACTTTGCAAACTCCTAGCGGAAAACATCGATGTCTTCGCTTGGGAGCGATCCGGCATGACAGGAGTCCCTCGCGAGATAGCACAGCACCGGCTAAACGTGATCCCAAACATTACACCGGTTGTCCAAAAGAAAAGAGCAATGGCGTTAGAACAAAGCGAATTTCTGGATAACGAGGTACAACGTCTGGTCGATGCCGGTATAATGAAGAAAGTACAATATCATACATGGGTAGCAAATCCAGTGATGGTAAAAAGGCAGACGGATATTGGCGTATGTGTGTCGATTACAAGGACTTCAACAAAGCATGCCCAAAAGACAATTACCCTCTGCCGGAGATCGACTGAAAGGTCGAGTCCCTCTCGGGTTTTCAGTTTCTGAGCTTCCTGGATGCATACAGGGGTTACCAACAAATTCCAATGGCTGAGGTCGAAGAAGAAAAGACTGCATTCTTCACAAACAAAGGCATCTTTTGTTATACAAAAATGCCATTTGGGTTGAAGAATGCCGGAGCAACATACCAACAGGTAATCGACAAAGCATTCCAGGAATAAATCGGACGAAATATCAAAGCATACGTCGACAACATCGTTATTAAAAGCAAAACAAAAGAACAGATGATTTTAGATATCATTGAAACGTTCGATTCACTAGCAAAATCAATATGAAGCTAAATCCTTCAAAATGCTCTTTCGGAATGGAAGAAGGCCGTTTCTTAGGCTTCACGATAACTCTGAGAGGAATCAAGGCAAACCCGAAGAAAATCCAAGCAATAGAAAACATGCAATCACCCAGGAGTAAAAAAGACGTGCAAAGCTTAAACGGGAAGCTAGCGGCGCTCACAAGGTTTCTGTCACGGGCCATCGACATAGCCCTTCCCTTTTTCCAAACATTAAAGGGCTGCTTGAGCAAGAAAGATTTCATTTAGACGGATGAGGCCGAGAAGGCCTTCCATGATGTAAAAGCATTCTTAAAAGAACTACCAACGTTAACGGCACCAATACCGGGAGAAACCCTCACGATATACCTTGCCACCTCCTCTGAGGCAATCAGGTCGGTTCTAATTGCCGACAGAGGTAAAACCCAAATGCCGGTATACTTCGTAAGAAAAGTATTACAAAACGGAGAAGTAAACTACCCGACCATGGAAAAACTAATTTATGCCTTAGTGCACATAGCCAGACGATTAcggcgatattttcaagcacatccgataCAGGTTTTCACGGACCAACCAATCAAACACGTCCTGACTAGGCCTGAAATTTCTGGAAGAATGGCGAAGTGGGCAATAGAACTTGGCGAGCACGAAATTACCTTCCTCCCGAGACATTCAGTCAAGGGCCAGGTCATAGCCGACTTCCTGGTAGAGCTTCCCTCTGACATGATCAAACAAGGTGAAACAACCGTAACAAGAAAGGAAACAGAAGAATTCTGGGAACTATATATGGATGGAGTGTCGAGTGAGGAGGGGTCAGGCATAGGCCTGCTCCTCGTTTCCCCAAACGGAGAAGAAATAACCTACGCTATACGGTTGAAGTTCGCTGCCTCAAACAACGAGGCCGAGTACGAAGCATTAATAGCCAGATTATGCTTGGCAAAAAGTATTGATGTACGACAACTCACAGCTTATGTCGACTCACAACTGGTAGCAAGCCAGTTAAATGGTAGCTTTGAAGCCGGAGATACATCGATTGAAAAATACCTAGAGCTTACAAAAGCACTAACCAAAACCTTCGCGGCATTTGAAATAAAGCAAATACCTCGTAGTTATAACAAGAAAGTGGCTGCTTTAAGCAAGCTTGCCTCTCTGCTCTACGACCACTTCACTAAAAAGGTTATGGTTGAAGTACTGGAAAGAAAGTCAACTGAAGAGGACACTCTCATGGAAACAATCACAACAGAAGAAAGAATGTTGGATGACACCTTTCATAAAATACCTTACCGACAGTACTCTCCCGGAAGACAAACTACAAGCCTGTAGGATACGAATGCGGGCACCAATGTATAACTTTAAAAATGGCATCTTGTATAAGAAATCATTCACAGATCCTTAATTAAGATGCGTTGGGCCAGCGCGGGCCAAAAAAATCATATAAGAAATGCACGAAGGAGCCTGCTCTACACACTCCGGCTATCGAACGATAGTCAGCAGGATCAAAAGAATGGGTTATTTTTGGCCACATATGTATCGGGACACATATGATCTGATCGTAAACTATGAGGCATGTCAAATACATGCTCCCGTCAACAGATCCCCTCGTCGTAACATGATTCCTATACATGCAACTTGGCCGTTTTGCAAATGGGGGGTCGATATTGTCAGCCCATTCCCAAgaggtgtcagaaacgttaaattcCTAGTCGTTGCAATCGACTACTTTACAAAATGGGTCAAGGCAAAACCGTTAAGCACGATCACAGGAAGGAAAATCTTAACCTTTGTATGGGAGGACATCATTTGTCGTTTCGATTTGCCATGAGAGATAGTCAGCGACAACGGCACACAGTTTGCACACAATCCATTTAAAGACTGGTGTGCAGACATGGACATTCAGCAGTCATTTACTTCCGTGGCCTACCCGCAGGCCAACGGACAAGTCGAGGTCACTAACAGAGACATCGTCACTAGCATAAAAGAAAGACTAGGTAAATACCGACAGGGATGCGTAGATGAACTCCAACATGTATTATGGGCACATCGGATAACACCGAAAGACAGTACAAACGAAAATCCTTTTAGTCTGGTATACGGCACCGAAGCGGTTATCCCGGCTAAGTGCTTATCCCAACCAACCGGATAAGAACATTCGATGAACAACAAAACGACGAAGCATTACGAGAAAAATTGGATGCTCTGGAAGAACGGCGGACAATAGCACATATTCGGGAAGCCAAAAAGAAGCAAAAAATCGCAAACCACGATGACAAAAAAGTCAAGCCACTGAACTTTCAGTTAAATGACTTGGTGTTACGTAGCAACGAGGCTAGCTGACAACAAGACGTTAAAAAATTGGGTCCAAGATGGGAAGGATCTTACAGGGTTGTCGGCATAACTGAGTACAGCGCATACCACCTAGAAACACCAGACGGGGTTCCGACACAATGCCCTTGGCACGCCTTTCATTTAAAGAAATATCATGTGTAACTTATCTACAACCGGGAGGCCTGATTACCCACTCAGATGGCAGAAATGCAAAACACTTATGTACTCAAATCATTTTTATGTATAAGTTATCAATAAAGTTTCATTTAATATACTTATGCACTGCAACGACTCTGAATATGAcacaaacgaaaaaaaaagtttttggcaTATTCCAGACCTACCGCCAGAAGAAATGCTTTCTAGCTTTCGTTGGTAGGAGGACACCTCTTGAAGAACCTTCTCGGATAACGAGGGTGTCCGGCCATATCATTGATGGTCCGGTTTTACCGTATAAACAACTCGACCATACTCACGCGTAGTCTAGATATCTACGTTTTTGTCATGACGCTACTCGCAACTTAAAGCAAAATAAACTAGTTTACACATAAGACATAACAAAATGTAAAGAAATCACATTCATAACAAGAACACAACCGAGTGCATATCTCTATGGTTGGTAATTTACAATATCCTCTACGGATGAGTTCTCGTCCCAATAGAGTTTATGTAACTCTTCAAAGGTAATCTGGCCGAGAGCCTCATGTGCCCGCTGGCAGTCCTGGACACAGGCAGCGCTCAAATCAGTTTTCATCTTTTGAGCCGCGCTACTAGACGGCAAGTAGCACTGCATTGCCCTTAAAACCTCAAATGTAGTCAACTTCTTGATAGCCACAATAAAAGCATTAAACGGCTGATGAACAATGGACGACTTCAAAAGGCGTGCAAGTAGCACAGGTATACCATGTTGAAGGCGGGTAAGTTCACCCAACGTTGCTGACACCTTCTCTGATAACTTTTTATTGTCATCAGAAAGAAGTGCAACCCTCTCCTGTTCCCGGGTAAGCTCTGCCTTCAACACTTCCTGAGCTTCCCGGGAAACACGCAACTCGTCCCGGGTGGGCTCCAGGGCCTCCTTTGCCGACTCCAACTCCCTCTCAAGGCGAGTAATCGTCCCTGAAAATTCCGCCACGTGATGGTTATCGTTCTCAAACATAACACAATGCTCGTGAGTGCGACGAGCATCAGCCTCGCTCCGGTTCAATTCATCCGCCTCAAGATGCTGAGCAAACACGGCAAACTAAGAATGCAAGCGCTGTGCCTGGGTGGCGGAAAGAGCGGCCAACACCTCTTTCAGAACCAGAAAGGTTATGAATATCAGATATTCCCTATAAACCAGGTAGTCTGAAGCATCACAGTGTAAAAGATCACGGAACGACTCGGCGTTATAGTCGGGCAGGACGTAAACATTCTGCCCAGCATTTGTTGTTAGCGGGGGGCGAGCATACGAGGCCTCCACGACGGGTTCTTTGTCGGGATGGTGCCCTTGAACCGACTCCCATTCAGTAACCGGCTCTTCCTCGGCCACCCGACTCTCCCTCACAACCGGCTCACGTCTCTCCCGGGGAGCAGCCCCCTCTAGCAACGGAACCATGGGGACAGGTGCATGCGTCCCCGCAGAAGCCACAACAGCGTTACCTACGCATAAACGAAAGAAAGCAACGTAGTCAGCACAAGATATTATTAGATAAACAAAAAGTGAGCAAGTGTCAAAGGCATACCTTCAGCTGCTACAGACGGCTCAATCCGATGCCTGGTGCGGTGGATCAGCCCACCCTCTGAAGAATCGCCATTGAAAGACTCCAAGTCTTCAGGAGGCAGCGCCCTATGGCGGCTGGAAGACGCCGGGGCCATACCCTCAACCACCTTGTCGGTAAAAACCATACCATCTAGACTCGTTGCCCTCAGAACCTCCGACTTTGTCAACTCTGCACAGATCATAAAACATCGTTCTATAAATCACGACTACGTAAAAGAGAATAAAGAACATTACTCGGATAAATACCTCTTCCGCCTCTGCGAGCAACAAGAATCCTATCAGAATGGGTCCAGTTGTTGCTAGCATTGGTCATTACCAACACCTACTCATCATAAGACCGTTGAAGAATCATCAGGCCCCTCAACTGGTCAACCATTGCTTCGCCCAGCTCAGACAACTGTCTCAGCAGTTGTACAGTCACCGATTTAAACAGATAGGACTGGGCGTCCCTTAATGGAAAATTGGAGCACTTAGCAAAAACGAATTATTGCACCCAGTTATCTAGCAATTACCGGTGCCTCCCTAAGAAAATTGATCTCATCAGTAAAAGTGTACCACCCTTTGCGATACGACGATAGCCGAAATATACTTCTGAAAATGTTCAAGCTTAGGACCATGCCTAAACCATTGAAATACATTTCAAAAAGCACAATCGCACGAACCTCATTCGGATGCAAACGTGCAACACTAAGGCCATAGAAGCTTAGAACCTTCATGAAGAAGCGAGTATGGGTATCTCAGATTTGAGACCTCAAAAGATCTCAAATAGATAGCACAATGATTTGGTGGAGGCCCACAAGCGCGCTGTTGTGACCTGGGTATCATGAACCCCAAGCCTCGTAATGGAGGGCATATATAATAAATCCTATCAAGATAGGCTTGATCAACGTTGCTAGGCGCACGTAATACGTCATGAAGAATATTATCAGGTCTGGGAGGCATATTGAACGAAAAAGGAAATAAAGATTCAAATCGAAGAAGTTAAGAAAACTATTTCTCTGTATTATGCAAAATGAAGACTATCGAAAGTAGAAAAAATTGAAAGCAGATAAATGGTCGTTTATATAGGCAAAATTCTATACAGGTCCCATTAAACTCAAAAAGATGCATCAAAATACGAGAAGCACTTTACTATGACTAAGACAGCATGTAACGCGCATTAATTGCATGTCAAATCACGCACGTGGGTCATGTTATCTTAAGTTTGGCAACGCAGCTATTCCAGCCGGCCtcaccaaactggggggacttaatgatacgcataatgatccatcTCAAAATGACACTAACAAAGTAGCGCCCGGCTAGTATCTTAACCGGCACTGTCCATCTCGGAAGAGGGGCTCCTTCCCGACATCATCCGGCATCAGGAGATTACTTGTGAGCATGCCATGAAAGGGACCACGCCGGATGAACGGCTAGTCAGGAACATCATATAAAAACCCAGCCCGGACGGCATGCAAGTTACCGGCATCATGTGACCAGTCATGGTGATTAGCACCATGAAGAAATACTTGGAGTAAATAGAAAGAAAAACCTTCCCGGTCAGACAAATGTTCCGTGTTATCTTAGCCGGTACCAACATGCTGCCGGTACCGTCACTACTTCCCAGTTCAGTATTCCAACCCGGTATAAAGATACCTTCCAGGGACAAGCACGTTGTCCCAGAGAAAGTGCACTGTCCCGGAGTAAACACTTCATCCCGAAACGAGTACTCGATCATAGAACAAACATACAAGCAGGTTGCAcaccacgtcagcccacgaatctaggaaagtttgttaggatatgcctgattattcccatgaaagggacaggtgccacgtcacccctcgggattggaaaagtttgttacaaccatgaaatggacatgtgccacgtcaccattccctctcaacatctataaatacacgaacaagatcatttattcaacaacattggatgcattaatgttacacTGCCCAAATTAACTTCGGTAGCATTTCTCCAGTCGTTAACAGAATTCTGATCAATACTCCGGTCGTTATCGGAGTTAATCCTCACTCTAAGGTATTAACTTATTCGatcccgatcgaataaggttaatctagtcgattgttttacgcccttggaatccagatttcaaatcagggtttgcacaattattggagttaaaacattcgaccaactctttttcccaaatcaagcactcaaacctgaAGTCTATTAAccagacgattttggtttgatcaatatatatataaaaatacaaaagcgCATGTCCAAACGGGCGGGTCGCCACTCATTCGCACAATATAAAACCAACACAATAATACAATGTTACACAAATAGCCATACAATCTCATAAGCACATACATCTATATTTAATCCAACACTATATTAAATTTGTACTAGTTAAAAATCCCAATTTATGTAAACGGGTCAAAAAGTCGTTTGGGCGAAACGAGTAACTCAAACCAAACAATCGAGTCGAGGTTTAAACGAACAAACAAATTGACACACGGACCACTAAAACGGCAGCCACGGCCAACCGGTGGCAACCACCGCTCACCGGCAGCCGCACACCGACAGCAGCAGCTGCCGGAAACAGACAAAAACAGCAGCAGCGGTGGTAGCAGCATGTGCAGCTACACCTGCAGAAATGGAACAGCATAGCAGCGACAGCAGTCGTCATCGTAGACTGCCAACCGCCACCGCAAGCCGCCAGCAGCAGCGGCAGCAGCCATCGCCGTCGGAAGCTGCAGTATCAGTTGGTGGCTACGTTTTTACTGAAACAGAAATAGCAGCAGCAACGAAAGCTGCTTCCCTTCCTTTGTTCAAACCCAAATTTTAATGTTTCTTGCAGTTTTTTGTCAAATTACAAACATGCAATTAACCACTATCATCTATGTAGCAATAATCAAGCACAAAATCGAGTTTAACAGCACAATTAGAACATGATTCAAGCAAAATtgcatttttatcatttttattattttctagCATAAACCCTAATTTACAAGAATCAAATACAAGATTAATGGAAGACAAACCTGTTATGGATGTTAAAGAAGCAAAAAATCCGAATTTGAGCTTGCAATTAATCATCATCTTTAACAAAGATCAAAGAACTAGGGTTTATGGTGTTGGGGCTCGATGGAaacgaagagagagagagagagagagagagagagagagaaatcgTGAACTGGAGAAAACAAATGAGTACAAGGGGCTGTTTATTTAATTAAATGGGCTCAAACTCATACCCGATAATACACAGGTATTTATCTATTATCAGATATGTTTCGTATTTGATTTAGCAAACCATACAATgtcaaaattaaataataaaacatgtTTTTGGACCCTGGTCATAAAACGAACTCAATGGGCTaacaattaattattaaaattaataaataaatatttcatTAAAATACACTTTGAAACTCAAAAATGACAAATAGGGCAAAAAGGcaataagcttataaatctttaaggatggctgagaaccatcagaggttgtaatttgtctacaaacccttagattttaccaaaccattgacagaaactaATTTAAAACGCAATCATAACCActtacttgggtgatacactaaggtgttaagaaaggttgtgaaacgacccgtccatattaatataaacgtaatacgttattcattggtcccatagcgaggtatttgacatctatatgatacgttttagaaaaatattgcatttattttataaaaagcacaccattattatacataatgcatgttttaaacaagtgggcaattatttaagaaataatccccacgatacatcggtttccaaatactacacacgtgacataacagtcgaatataatacatgataaatgttttattgaatgcaacacttcatttaaacaaatgcatgagactccatgcacagcttgcttagataatgcaacagcggaagactttcttaaggacctgagaataaacatgcttaaacagtcaacataaaggttggtgagatatataggtttaaagctatcatcgatataaatatagaccacaagatttcgtagttacaaacatttcaataaagatatcctataagttgttgagcgctttggtaaccatacttaaccataaatgtagcatattccctttattatgaaatctccctacactgtaccaagtgtagtaaaaacgaagtactatgcaaccatttacgatactagagcgactagcctatttggggttgtcaaacccgatagatctatcaataggattcgcgcttacatgttcttataacatgtaaatattagttaccaagctattagggaagatatgtaaggtggtacaactcaacatagaatatattttaagtacttgtgtccatagcgtaaaatataaaatgcatgtattctcatctcaaaatatttttagagtttaaaaatgggactatatactcacggtagtaaaagtatattaataataagttttcaacttattaaaaatatggctgtcgtccttggattcacgaacctgtaacaaatatatatatatatatatatatatatatatatatatatatatatatatatatatatatatatatatatatatatatatatatatatatatatatatatcaaaatgtaatacaactattattcatatcatatcttcaatcgcatgtgattgtttaagttcatattttcaatcacgtgtgattgtttaagtttatattttcaatcacgtgtgattgtttaagttgtcaagttagcagtccaacgttagtagtccataattagtagtccatagttagtagtccctagttagtagtccacaattagtagtacatagtatacacgtgttgtataagactcaatcatgacccacaataccgctatcgtagttacacgtattgtgtatgtggtgtcttttgatttatctgatgtattgtgtaaccatgacatgttagaatacatgtataatataagaaaagttagctaggatatggttagtatagattttaatgaattaatcccgtaattaaattatccatttctagccaatattgttttgcccataatttcttcgttataaatccgttttgagtgaatcaaattgctatggtttcataacgaactgtaatttgtgaaactaaactaaaaaagtggtggtttatagtcggagttacaagttataatccatatttgaaagaggtattcattttcgtcgaaagaacgacatcttgatgaccattttgaaaaacatacttcaattttgagtttaaccatgatatttggatatagtatcatgttcatatgaaatatcattttcctagaagaacaacttttaaatcaaatattattgatagtttttaattatccaacccaaaacagccctcggttttactacgacggcgtatgtccggttttacggtgttcttcgtgtttccaagttttaactcattaagttagtatatcatatagatataaaacatgtgttaagttatttttaaaagtcaagttagaaggattaactttgtttgcgaacaagtttagaattaactaaactatgttctagtttataaactcttatatagatagttataaacatatgaattgaacaagagttgaagtagag
This window of the Rutidosis leptorrhynchoides isolate AG116_Rl617_1_P2 chromosome 7, CSIRO_AGI_Rlap_v1, whole genome shotgun sequence genome carries:
- the LOC139860362 gene encoding uncharacterized protein, which produces MAEVEEEKTAFFTNKGIFCYTKMPFGLKNAGATYQQTDEAEKAFHDVKAFLKELPTLTAPIPGETLTIYLATSSEAIRSVLIADRGKTQMPVYFVRKVLQNGEVNYPTMEKLIYALVHIARRLRRYFQAHPIQVFTDQPIKHVLTRPEISGRMAKWAIELGEHEITFLPRHSVKGQVIADFLVELPSDMIKQGETTVTRKETEEFWELYMDGVSSEEGSGIGLLLVSPNGEEITYAIRLKFAASNNEAEYEALIARLCLAKSIDVRQLTAYVDSQLVASQLNGSFEAGDTSIEKYLELTKALTKTFAAFEIKQIPRSYNKKVAALSKLASLLYDHFTKKVMVEVLERKSTEEDTLMETITTEERMLDDTFHKIPYRQYSPGRQTTSL
- the LOC139860361 gene encoding uncharacterized protein; protein product: MFEHCFLQLPESIRRQKKVATSPLVGFNSAATWPVGSITLEFVLGKLPFQSTADIEFSIVKTDSRYNVIRGRNAMQKFGAITSTVHGMLKFPTSAGIATIWTQEMEPVECLQIFTGGADHITVHDDGYVSPNPKYPEQMIQIGMTLSDNAKDTLCKLLAENIDVFAWERSGMTGVPREIAQHRLNVIPNITPVVQKKRAMALEQSEFLDNEVQRLVDAGIMKKVQYHTWVANPVMVKRQTDIGVCVSITRTSTKHAQKTITLCRRSTERSSPSRVFSF